The following coding sequences are from one Arthrobacter sp. PvP023 window:
- a CDS encoding biopolymer transporter Tol, producing MLRTFRPGQRCEVWIASVTGERELVFTSNDVLLEAPNWTLDGRLLVLNGDGALWRFDLGSRTLSQVPLIGIPDLNNDHVLAPDGNNIFLSANDGHIYRAALSGGRATRLTEDDGSFHFLHGVSPDGKELAYVGIQSGDFTQPGRLMTIPSDGGTTAAVDVGPGHCDGPEYSPDGQWLYLNTESFTSRPGHAQLARVQVDGTGFERLLESATVDWFPHLSPDGELASYIRFPGGTEGHPADLPVDVVLVSTGDWTAPLQTWPLFGGQGTLNVNSWSPDSARFAYVAYPVS from the coding sequence ATGCTGCGAACCTTCCGGCCCGGCCAGCGCTGCGAGGTCTGGATTGCGTCCGTCACCGGCGAGCGCGAGCTGGTGTTCACATCCAACGATGTACTCCTGGAAGCGCCCAACTGGACCCTCGACGGCCGTTTACTGGTCCTCAACGGGGACGGTGCACTGTGGCGGTTCGACCTGGGCAGCCGGACACTCAGCCAAGTCCCGCTCATCGGCATCCCGGACCTCAACAACGATCACGTCCTTGCCCCGGACGGAAACAACATCTTCCTCTCGGCCAACGACGGCCACATCTATCGTGCCGCTCTTTCCGGAGGCCGGGCCACCCGCCTCACCGAGGACGACGGCTCCTTCCACTTCCTCCACGGCGTCAGCCCGGACGGTAAGGAGCTGGCCTACGTCGGCATCCAGTCAGGCGACTTTACGCAGCCCGGCCGGCTCATGACAATACCGTCCGACGGCGGCACAACCGCCGCGGTTGATGTCGGCCCCGGCCACTGCGACGGTCCCGAATATTCGCCGGACGGACAGTGGCTGTACCTCAACACGGAGTCCTTCACGTCGCGTCCCGGCCATGCCCAGCTTGCCCGGGTGCAGGTTGACGGGACCGGGTTCGAACGGCTCCTCGAGTCCGCCACCGTCGACTGGTTCCCGCACCTCTCCCCCGATGGAGAGCTGGCGAGCTACATCCGTTTCCCCGGCGGGACCGAAGGCCATCCCGCGGACCTGCCGGTCGACGTCGTGCTGGTCTCCACCGGCGACTGGACCGCACCGCTGCAGACGTGGCCGCTGTTCGGCGGCCAGGGAACGCTGAACGTCAACAGTTGGTCGCCGGACTCCGCCCGTTTCGCGTACGTCGCGTACCCCGTCAGCTGA
- a CDS encoding GNAT family N-acetyltransferase, translating into MTHTIRKATADDAGQLAALAAVTFPLACPPESSPDDIAAHLANTLSEAKFHGYLADPDITVLVIDSGGDLRGYSMLVDRPAGDRDVAAALTILPSAELSKCYVHPDHHGLGAAAELMYASLDAAAASGARGMWLGVNSQNAKAIRFYEKSGFRKVGTKSFTLGTTVEHDFVMERAVPRSETRTDS; encoded by the coding sequence ATGACGCACACCATCCGCAAAGCGACAGCGGACGACGCCGGGCAGCTGGCCGCGCTCGCCGCTGTCACCTTCCCGCTGGCCTGCCCGCCGGAATCCTCCCCGGACGATATCGCCGCGCACCTGGCGAACACCCTTAGCGAGGCAAAGTTCCACGGCTACCTGGCCGACCCGGACATTACGGTCCTCGTAATCGATTCCGGCGGCGACCTCCGCGGCTACAGCATGCTCGTGGACCGTCCGGCCGGCGACCGGGACGTTGCGGCCGCACTGACCATCCTGCCGTCGGCCGAGCTCAGCAAATGCTACGTCCACCCGGACCACCACGGGCTGGGTGCCGCAGCAGAGCTGATGTACGCCAGCTTGGACGCGGCCGCAGCTTCAGGTGCCCGCGGGATGTGGCTGGGGGTCAACAGCCAGAACGCCAAAGCCATCCGTTTCTACGAGAAGTCAGGTTTCCGGAAAGTCGGCACCAAGTCGTTCACCCTGGGAACCACGGTGGAACACGACTTCGTCATGGAGAGGGCAGTCCCCCGCTCCGAAACGCGAACGGACAGTTGA
- a CDS encoding DsbA family oxidoreductase → MKIEIWSDVACPWCYIGKRRFEAALAEFPHRDSVEVQWRSYQLDPGLPEHYDGTELDYLSTRKGMAPAQVSQMFEHVAEQARGEGLNYRFDTVVVANSFTAHRLIHLAAAHGKQDAAKERLLSDHFEHGKDIGSREYLTSLGQDLGIDAGELAELFTTDKYAEDVRFDFEEGRALGISGVPFFVIDRKFGLSGAQPSAMFSQALNQAWQEKQPLVMAGTGAPGSEGSEGTAGACGPDGCSV, encoded by the coding sequence ATGAAGATTGAGATCTGGTCCGACGTCGCCTGCCCCTGGTGCTACATCGGCAAGCGCCGTTTCGAAGCAGCCCTGGCCGAATTCCCGCACCGCGATTCCGTGGAGGTGCAGTGGCGCAGCTACCAGCTCGATCCCGGCCTGCCCGAGCACTACGACGGCACGGAACTGGACTACCTCAGCACCCGCAAGGGCATGGCCCCGGCGCAGGTCTCACAGATGTTCGAACATGTGGCGGAGCAGGCCAGGGGCGAAGGGCTCAACTACCGGTTCGACACCGTAGTGGTCGCCAACAGCTTCACGGCACACCGGCTGATCCACCTGGCCGCCGCGCACGGCAAGCAGGACGCCGCCAAGGAGCGCCTCCTCAGCGATCACTTTGAGCACGGCAAGGATATCGGCAGCCGGGAGTACCTCACCTCCTTGGGCCAGGATCTGGGAATCGACGCCGGGGAGCTGGCTGAGCTGTTCACCACGGACAAGTACGCCGAGGACGTCCGGTTCGACTTCGAAGAAGGCCGCGCCCTCGGCATCAGCGGCGTGCCGTTCTTCGTGATCGACCGGAAGTTCGGGCTCTCCGGCGCCCAGCCGTCGGCGATGTTCAGCCAGGCGCTCAACCAGGCGTGGCAGGAGAAACAGCCCCTCGTCATGGCCGGCACCGGCGCCCCGGGCAGCGAGGGAAGCGAAGGCACCGCGGGAGCGTGCGGCCCGGACGGCTGCTCGGTCTGA
- a CDS encoding TetR/AcrR family transcriptional regulator, with protein MPRISAATNAAQRAETQRRILTGFGELLFTHGLPGLTMTDVARHAGIGRTAVYNYYADIEELLIAYALDETERFLDGLRESLQSLENPVERLALYVRAQVEDLSRRHLPPGPAMAAVLSPSSFSKLADHVGELSLLLQDILRDAMAEGYLPPADIAQLAQLIHGTLSSSAARGDGTPEAVLRTVRFIQLGAGARFDDDGRPVRLSQP; from the coding sequence ATGCCTAGGATTTCGGCCGCCACGAATGCTGCCCAACGAGCCGAGACCCAACGCCGCATCCTGACCGGCTTCGGCGAACTCCTCTTCACCCACGGCCTGCCCGGGCTGACAATGACGGATGTCGCCCGCCATGCCGGCATCGGCCGCACCGCCGTGTACAACTACTACGCGGACATCGAAGAGCTGCTGATCGCCTACGCGCTGGATGAAACCGAGCGCTTCCTCGACGGTCTGCGGGAGTCCCTGCAGTCATTGGAGAACCCGGTGGAACGCCTGGCGCTCTACGTCCGCGCGCAGGTGGAGGACCTCAGCCGCCGCCACCTGCCGCCGGGTCCGGCCATGGCCGCCGTGCTCTCGCCGTCGTCCTTTTCCAAGCTCGCGGACCACGTGGGCGAACTGAGCCTCCTCCTGCAGGACATCCTGCGCGATGCGATGGCAGAGGGCTACCTGCCCCCGGCTGACATTGCGCAATTGGCCCAGCTCATCCATGGCACGCTGTCCTCCAGTGCCGCGCGCGGCGACGGCACACCCGAAGCGGTGCTCCGCACCGTCCGTTTCATCCAGCTGGGCGCGGGCGCACGGTTTGACGACGACGGCCGTCCTGTCAGGCTCAGCCAGCCGTAG
- a CDS encoding LytR C-terminal domain-containing protein, with the protein MARKPKDITVLHGHRVVSGSELRATFVEPDDTAEDPVRLRRRILHGVVLVLLLGLIISAIIVALAIMNGQIKIPTAERSQSAASACPTTTFDYTPNEKVSLNVYNATNRPGLARSVADEFLARKFAVAAVDNTQSGYRGVAAVVSGAAGQSAAFSVQRNLPKSDYFQDGRSDGSVDVILTSEFKELVAPGLVDQTPGQLSCPRESRRIVDSAKWPVIPKAG; encoded by the coding sequence ATGGCTAGGAAACCCAAGGACATCACGGTCCTGCACGGGCACCGCGTCGTCTCCGGATCGGAGCTCAGGGCCACGTTCGTGGAGCCGGACGACACCGCGGAAGACCCCGTCCGGCTGCGCCGGCGAATCCTGCACGGCGTGGTGCTGGTTCTGCTGTTGGGGCTGATCATCTCCGCGATCATCGTGGCGCTGGCCATCATGAACGGACAGATCAAGATCCCGACGGCGGAGCGTAGCCAGTCTGCCGCTTCCGCGTGTCCCACAACCACGTTCGATTACACCCCGAACGAGAAGGTCAGCCTCAACGTCTACAACGCCACCAACCGGCCGGGCCTGGCCCGTTCCGTGGCCGACGAGTTCCTGGCCAGGAAATTCGCGGTGGCCGCCGTGGACAACACCCAGTCCGGTTACAGGGGCGTGGCCGCGGTGGTGTCCGGGGCGGCGGGCCAGTCGGCCGCTTTCAGTGTCCAGCGGAACCTTCCCAAATCGGACTACTTCCAGGACGGCCGTTCGGACGGCAGCGTGGATGTGATCCTGACCAGTGAATTCAAGGAATTAGTCGCTCCGGGCCTCGTGGACCAGACGCCCGGCCAGCTCAGCTGCCCCCGCGAGAGCCGCCGGATCGTGGACAGCGCCAAGTGGCCGGTGATCCCCAAAGCAGGCTGA
- a CDS encoding type II toxin-antitoxin system VapB family antitoxin encodes MIFKAVGEGRPYPDHGYNTPKEWAALPPRPVRLDELVTTKRTLDLEALLAEDSTFFGDLFPHVVQYRGTLYLEDGLHRAVRTALHQRTAIHARVLVIDG; translated from the coding sequence GTGATATTCAAAGCTGTGGGCGAGGGACGCCCTTACCCCGACCATGGTTACAACACCCCGAAGGAATGGGCTGCCCTTCCGCCGCGTCCCGTCCGGCTCGACGAGCTCGTGACCACCAAGCGCACCCTCGACCTCGAGGCTCTCCTGGCGGAGGACTCCACGTTCTTCGGCGACCTCTTTCCCCACGTGGTGCAGTACCGCGGAACCCTGTACCTCGAGGACGGGCTGCACCGTGCCGTCCGGACCGCACTGCATCAGCGCACCGCCATCCACGCCCGTGTGCTGGTGATAGATGGCTAG
- a CDS encoding stealth family protein encodes MVRHRGRYALINDTRTPYQAMVEDLLFIRNVLANAGLDYLLVRGNNHRPVIALDWENRKKLRAALVEACRDEPVYSMTVDAKKKSSVLVADGELSPNRQARIFRLYRPRVEPNGGFEFGSSAGVQIELWSFEGNQLILPIENSLTRRTMLTTDAVRGTVERYGHTWPTIENMFADHASDISFDIDMVFSWVDGSSPEYIAARRARMTGIVVGEGDDHEARYRQIDELKYALRSVYMFAPWVRRIFIATDSPAPAWLADHPSVTIVRSEEFFADPSVLPTHNSQAVECQLHHIEGLSEHFLYSNDDMFFGRAVGPDMFFTPGGVTKFIEAETRIGLGDNDAERSGFENAARVNRKLLWDRFGRITTRHLEHTAAPLRRSVAATMEQEFPQEFAKTAASRFRAADNISVTNSFYHYYALLTGRAVTQTAAKVRYIDTTMRSGLNYLPKLLSKRNMDFFCLNDGSFPEVEAEERAQLVTDFLEKYYPIKAPWEK; translated from the coding sequence GTGGTCCGCCACCGAGGGCGCTACGCGCTGATCAACGACACCCGCACGCCCTACCAGGCCATGGTGGAGGACCTGCTGTTCATCCGCAATGTCCTCGCCAACGCGGGCCTCGACTACCTCCTGGTGCGCGGCAACAACCACCGGCCGGTCATTGCCCTGGACTGGGAGAACCGGAAGAAGCTCCGGGCCGCGCTGGTGGAAGCCTGCCGCGACGAACCCGTCTATTCCATGACCGTTGATGCCAAGAAGAAGTCCTCTGTCCTGGTGGCCGACGGCGAGCTCTCCCCGAACCGCCAGGCCCGGATCTTCCGGCTCTACCGGCCGCGTGTTGAGCCCAATGGCGGTTTCGAATTCGGTTCCTCGGCCGGCGTGCAGATCGAGCTGTGGAGCTTCGAAGGCAACCAGCTGATCCTGCCGATTGAAAACTCCCTTACCCGCCGGACCATGCTCACCACCGACGCCGTGCGCGGCACCGTGGAGCGTTACGGCCACACCTGGCCCACCATCGAGAACATGTTCGCGGACCACGCCAGCGACATCAGCTTTGACATCGACATGGTGTTTTCCTGGGTGGACGGCAGTTCCCCGGAGTACATCGCGGCGCGGCGCGCCAGGATGACCGGCATCGTTGTCGGCGAAGGCGATGACCACGAGGCCCGCTACCGCCAGATCGACGAACTGAAGTACGCCCTGCGCTCGGTGTACATGTTCGCTCCCTGGGTGCGGCGGATCTTCATTGCCACGGACTCCCCGGCGCCCGCCTGGCTGGCCGACCACCCCTCGGTGACCATCGTGCGCAGTGAGGAATTCTTCGCGGACCCCTCAGTGCTGCCCACGCACAACTCCCAGGCGGTCGAGTGCCAGCTGCACCACATCGAAGGGCTCTCTGAGCACTTCCTGTATTCCAACGACGACATGTTCTTCGGCCGTGCGGTGGGACCGGACATGTTCTTCACACCCGGCGGGGTCACCAAGTTCATTGAGGCGGAAACCCGCATCGGGCTGGGCGACAACGACGCGGAACGCAGCGGTTTCGAGAATGCCGCGAGGGTGAACCGGAAGCTCCTGTGGGACCGGTTCGGCCGGATCACCACCCGCCACCTGGAGCACACCGCCGCCCCGTTGCGGCGGAGCGTTGCAGCCACCATGGAGCAGGAATTCCCGCAGGAGTTCGCCAAGACCGCGGCCAGCCGTTTCCGGGCAGCGGACAACATCTCCGTGACGAATTCCTTCTACCACTACTACGCACTGCTGACCGGGCGGGCGGTGACCCAGACGGCAGCAAAGGTGAGGTACATCGACACCACGATGCGGTCCGGCCTCAATTACCTGCCCAAGCTGCTGTCCAAGCGAAACATGGACTTCTTCTGCCTGAATGACGGCAGCTTCCCCGAAGTGGAAGCCGAGGAACGTGCCCAATTGGTCACTGACTTCCTGGAGAAGTACTACCCGATCAAGGCACCCTGGGAAAAGTAG
- a CDS encoding phosphodiesterase, whose protein sequence is MELIEAEHPRPRHFLLHLSDPHLLGGPDHLYGAVDSEARLKQLFEEVKASGARPEAVIFTGDLADRGEKEAYAKLRAIVEPACKSMNAQVIWAMGNHDDRNNFRSGLLDQPGNDAPVDHSYFINGLRVITLDTSVPGFHHGELSESQLEWLAAELATPAPDGTILALHHPPVPSILDLAVLVELRGQQALAAVLRNSDVRTILAGHLHYSTTASFAGIPVSVASATCYTQDLNVPVGGTRPIDGGQAFNLVHVYEHTIVHSVVPIGSAAAVGEVVSAAETQRRLAAAGIRIPRQAKTQGHPPTQSIPMISASR, encoded by the coding sequence ATGGAGCTCATCGAGGCCGAACATCCGCGGCCACGTCATTTTCTACTCCACCTGAGCGACCCCCACCTGTTGGGAGGTCCGGATCATCTCTATGGCGCAGTGGACAGCGAAGCCCGCCTTAAACAATTGTTTGAGGAAGTCAAGGCCTCAGGGGCCCGTCCGGAAGCCGTGATTTTCACCGGCGACCTGGCCGACCGCGGTGAAAAGGAGGCCTACGCAAAGCTCCGGGCCATCGTCGAACCCGCCTGCAAATCGATGAACGCGCAGGTCATCTGGGCCATGGGAAACCATGACGACCGTAACAACTTCCGTTCCGGCCTGCTCGACCAGCCCGGAAACGACGCGCCGGTGGACCACAGCTACTTCATCAACGGCCTAAGGGTGATCACCCTGGATACTTCGGTGCCGGGTTTCCATCATGGTGAACTGAGCGAGTCGCAGCTGGAATGGCTCGCCGCCGAACTCGCCACACCTGCACCGGACGGCACCATCCTGGCGCTGCACCATCCGCCGGTACCCTCCATCCTGGACCTTGCGGTCCTCGTGGAGTTGCGCGGCCAGCAGGCGCTGGCTGCGGTGCTCCGTAACTCGGATGTCCGCACCATCCTTGCCGGGCACCTGCATTACTCCACCACCGCCAGCTTCGCCGGCATCCCGGTATCGGTGGCCTCAGCCACCTGTTACACCCAGGACCTGAACGTGCCAGTCGGCGGTACCCGGCCCATCGACGGCGGCCAGGCGTTCAACCTCGTGCACGTTTATGAACACACAATCGTGCATTCCGTGGTTCCTATCGGCAGCGCAGCTGCGGTGGGCGAGGTTGTGAGCGCGGCCGAGACACAACGGCGACTGGCGGCCGCAGGCATCCGAATTCCGCGGCAGGCAAAGACGCAGGGACACCCGCCCACCCAGAGCATCCCGATGATCAGCGCGTCCCGATGA